GCATCAATCAGGGTTTGGAAATCTTTATAAAGCGCCAGATATTGATCCCAGACGGCCTTCATTTTGTCCGCTGCGAAGCGGCCATCGTCCTGCTCGCCAGTCTTAAATACCCACAGGAGGTGTTCTGGTGAATAGACGTCCTTTAGTTGGACCAATTTTTCCAGtccctcaatctcctccaggcccACATTATTGCGACGAATTTCCTCTCTTAAGAGGGAAATCTCACGGTTGAGTTTCAGGACCTCTGCAGAAGCATTATTTCTGTCTGTGCCTGCTAGCTTTACGTCTAGCTTCTTGACGTACTCGTCGCGACGCGTGAGTTCCGTATGTAAGGATTTATAGGCGTCATCGAAAAGTCTATCAAAATTCTGAGAGACAGAGACATGTAACTGTTTCAAAACCTCCATGAGGGTCGGTTGCAAGTTGCATGTAAGTCGCCCATCGCATCCCTGAGACTGTTGGGGTATTATACTTAATTACCGCTTGAATCACGAAATGATGTGTTGCGGTCCTCCGTTCTCCGTACTATTCCTGTAATTGCCAGCTCCGTGTTACCTTACCTCGAAAGGTACACAACCTAGTATTAAAAGTGGACTGGGATTATACAGGTCGCCAGGTCACCAGGTCGCTAGGTATATAACTAGTAATTACCAGTACGCTACCAGTAAATACTAGATTTATGCTTGCTAGGTGGCTTACTAAGATTTTTACATAGGTCACTAGGCTGAAAACCTAGTGACCCACCTATATTAGATTACATACTaagtagtaatagtagtagtactagtAGCTACTAGTAGCTATAATAAATTACCTACCTAGTGAGCTTTGGtaatatatagtaatatattataaaaGTTATGCAAAGTTGTGCATATCTTATTACTATAAGTTACTAGAATTTACTATATAGAGACTAGATTAGCTTTATCTTTATTATCTAACTATTCTAAATTTTCTAAGTTTTCTAACCTTTCTTactagtattactagtaagAACTAGttaaaataaataaataaataagaATTAAAAAATATTATTCTTTATATAGTATTCTTactagtattactagtaagAGGTAATTATAACTAGGATTATACTTATCTATATAACttttataatatattactatacATTACCAAAGCTCACTAGGTAGGTAATTTATTCTAGCTATTAGTAGCTGCTAATATCTACTAGTAGtactaatattactagctTAGTATGTAATCTAATATAGATGGGTCACTAGGTTTTCAGCCTAGCAACCTATGTAAAAATCTTAGTAAGCCACCTAGCAAGCATAAATCTAGTATTTACTGGTAGCGTACTGGTAATTACTAGTTATATACCTAGCAACCTGGTGGCCTGGCAACCTAGCGACCCAATCTCTCGTTGACTGGCAAGCAATGTAAGCAAACAGGTGAGGTACCGTTACGTATCTGTATTATTTCATACCTTATCATAACTACAGTAACATAAATTCTTAGATAAGCGGGCAACTATTCCTTTGACATATCAAAGCTCATCATGGTCTCTCAAGTTGCCTCACCACGCCTCAATTCTATCAAAATGATGATGAGTGTCTTTGGGCCTGGTTGCTTCCATCTAGTATCACTTGTACCTCTTGAGGATTAACACTCATAATGTCCAAGAGATCTCTTGACAGTTCCAATACGGATCACCGGCAGCCCAAGCGACCCCGCATAACTCGGGTGGATAATCAAGATCGCCTGTCCCTCTTGAGCGACGAACTGCTGCTCCAGATCCTGTCTTTTTTACCCATACCATCGTTACTAATTTGCCAAAGGTTTGCTCTTGTCCCTGTACTTTCTTGATTGGCTCTTTGTCAGTGTTCCGGAGCTTGGCTGACGTTCGTTTTCAGGGTATCTCGTCGTTTCCATGCACTTGCTGGGGATTCAGAGCTTTGGAAAAGGCAATATTACTCGCGATGGGTTCGACCTCGAGCACGCCGAGTGGCCAATATTCGGCATGCTACACTTTGTGCGTCAAAGGCAACGTACTCGCCACACGTTTCAACATGGTTGGGCCATTCTCATTTAGCTGAGGGAAAGGTGACGAATTGGAAGAGACAGTATCGCCTTAGGCATAATTGGTCCAAGGGAATCTGTCAAGTAACTGAAGTCGAACTTCCACAACCCCCGCACTCCCCAATGCTGATTAGGTTCTGCGCGGGCTTTGTCTTCACAGCAGACTGTGAGCATGGGCTGAGGTGTTGGCGTGCTAGCCATCAAATATCATGCACTGCTAGACTCCCCCTTGTGCAGTCCGAATTAGAAACTTCAGCATTCCCTACAGCGTTGGCGGTGAGCCGCTGCCTAGCGCAGAATCTTATCAAAGTAACAGTGGGATTTGCAGACGGTCGTTTCGGCGTCTACGATATGGATACTAAATCGTTATATCTGAGATTACGCTCTTTCAATGCTGCTTCTGCTGATGGGGCAATCACCGCAATGGCCATATCGAATTCTTACCTCCTAATGGTCTCAGAGCACAAGGTTTTATCACTGTATGAGATGTTTCTAGCGGAACCTGAGCATTCAACTAGATCCAACGCAGCGAATACGAGCAAACAATCCGCAGCCGAAGATGTGAAACTACTCGAATCTCTCAAGGCAGACAGTATTTTATCCCCGATGTCCTTGTCAATTCGATTGGCACATTCGAAAATCATTGCATCTATTGTTTACAGCTTTTTCCATATTGGCTGTGGCTGGTCATTGGGGATCCAAGAACTGCATTTTGGCAAGAATGGCGAGCAGATTGGTTCTCGACTTGCAACCACTGTTAACGCTCAGTATGGAGCAATGCCGCTGCATCATCTTACTCGTTCGAGGAGAGGttattcttcatcttttcAATCCGAACCATCAAGCGGGGAGTCTCTCGTGGAACTGACAGAGCCGTCCATATTACACCAAGAACCGCCAACCTCCATTTCCTATTCCCACCCGTATCTCTTGACGTCGCATGCAGATAACACTTTGACAGTGTATCTCGTCGTTTCCACTGGTGCAAAGCTCTTCATCAAGGGAGGTCAGAGGCTCTGGGGTCATACTTCGTCAGTATCTGCAGTGCAAGTGAGCGACCACGGAAAGGCGATTTCCGTGAGCTCTCGCGGCGACGAAATTAGAGTGTGGGAGCTTGAGAGTTTGATTCCGTCTCTTGGGTCTTCAAAGGAAGCAAGGGTGGAGAATAGCATCCAAGTCAATCCTGAGAACAAGCTGTGCAAAATACATGGGGGCGGGGCTCCCCTAGCATTGTTTCTTGCTTGCCAGCATTGTGGGCCACAATTAGCCTCTGGGCAGATGTCTCGTGAATACGCTCGGATGGGAGATTGTGTTGGGTTTGATGATGAGCGTCTACTTCTTTCCAGTCGAAAGGAAACTGGGGCGCATTTAATAGCAATGTATGATTTCACATGAAGTGGTTGACCAATGTAATGATAAGCCAAGTCAAGAGATCCCCTGATGGACAGCACAGGGATATTATTTGATAATGACCATAGCTTTCAGAAAGGGACGCCTGTCAATTCAAGTTATTTCAAACAATTATAAGATATTGTGTGAGAGTAGGGCAGAGCTGGTCTGCTGTGATTGCGGAGCATTCAATAGGTTGAGGACCTTGTAGACATTATTAAGGCGTATGTTATATTCCACAGGGGTCCTTATTGtaaaaagacaaagatcaCCCAGATAACGTGCTCAATACCTCTCATCTCATTATCCCATTCTCAATCTGCATATACAGGTGACACTACATATACACCAATTGCTCGCCTCGTCCTCTCACTCCTTGCCGGGTCAGCTTTGAAGACTGCACGTACCGATCTTCGACTCTACAAATGGCATGTTGTGGTTTCTTGCAATAAAGAAGACTGCTAGCGCGAGTAGCGTGCTGATTTGAAGAGTTCTCTGGATACACAGAATGCATCATGGTGAGTATTGGATCCAACTAGAATGATCAGTCCCGCTACTACTCATCCAGAACCGGGAATTGCTCGAGAATGGTGCGCTCTTATGCCATCGCCAGCCAGCAATGCCTCAACCTCTTTCAAGTACAGCCCAGTATCAGGGCTTTCCACTCAATATATTTTGCTTCTCCATCGTGCTCCTCGCATGGAAACTTCTTTGGCAATACCCTCCAGAACTTCGACCAGGTCGACGAAGGGTTGTCCACGTGGCTTACCTTGCCAAAAGAAAAATACCCACGGCTTGCCTGCGCTGGTCCATTTTATCAGAGCTTGCTCGAAAATTTATTGGAATACCCTCTTCTGATTCTTCAAGAGGCCCCTGCCATTTAGATTTGAGAAGAGCCATCATGCACTGTGGGGTCTTCTAGCGAAGTTGACTCCCATTAAAAATTCTAACCAAGAACCACGCACAGGAAGCACTCTTTTCCACCCCGCAGGTAGCTAGCGTATCTCTTTGCTTACCACTTACTATTCTTattactttctttttctaaaaaaaaatttcccTGCGAAACAGAATCAATCAACCTCTGATCAACCTCTTTtctgaaaaggaaaaagaaattCAATACAACAAAATCACTCTCCCTGTTTTCGCCCACATACTATCAAAATGGAATATCAAGCTGGAGGTCGTGGATGCTTCAACTGTGAGTCCTTGCAAACCTAACAAGAAAATCTCTGCGATTGTCAATTTGTGCGTACTGCGCTCTCACCCATATCTATCTCACTGTCGATGCTTTCCTCTTTATTGTGCTGTTTGCATCAGTCGCTTTCAATGTATCCAAAGAAGTCGCTGGTCGCGCCAGCCTTCTATTAACACATTATGTCTCCTCGCCCGTGTTCTTTATTTTTGCGTCTCACTATAATGCGCAGTTTTGAAATTTTGGCCATTTGTTCCTTTGGAAAATGAACATTGAGGAATATGATAGACTAACGACTGTATTTCACAGGCGGCGATGCCTCGCACCAGGTAAGAATTCGcccaacaccaacaacatGGATCTACCATCATGGCCCTTTCAGCAACTATAAAGAAGACGAGAGACTCATCCTATTAGGCTCGCGACTGTCCTAAGAAGGGAACTCCTACTTGGTATGaccctcctcccccctcATAAACAGACGAGGCCTAATACTTCTTTTGCCAGCTATAACTGTGGTGGTATGCCCATTACTCCTGACTGAGCCTTTCAGCCTTTTATGCTTGGGCAAAAACATTTCTAATGACATCGAGCAACAATAGGCCAGGGCCATGTCAGTAAGTTTCATCTAATATGCCATCTAGATTGATGGATAACTGGTTGACCAATGGCATCTCCTTCCTTTAGGCCGCGAGTGTACAGTAGCTCCTAAGGAGAAGTCGTGCTACCGCTGCGGTGTTGCTGGACACATTTCTCGCGAGTGTTCCCAGGCCGGTTCGGGCGATAACTACAATGGTGCTCCCAGCGGCGGCCAAGAATGCTACAAATGCGGCCAAGTCGGCCATATTGCGCGCAACTGCTCCCAGGGCGGTAACTATGGAGGCGGTTTCGGTCACGGAGGATACGGTGGTCGCCAGCAAACTTGTTACTCGTGTGGTGGCTTTGGCCACATGGCCCGCGACTGCACTCATGGTCAGAAGTGCTACAACTGTGAGTTTCTCGTCAATCTTCGTTTCGCACTTGTTGAGTAACAATGGTCGTAGGTGGAGATGTTGGACATGTATCCCGCGACTGCCCCACTGAAGCCAAGGGTGAAAGAGTTTGCTACAAGTGCAAGCAACCTGGACACGTCCAGGCCGCTTGCCCTAACTAGTTGAGACATCTCGGGTCGTCTGTCTTCAGTATCGCGTTAGTACACTCAGAATCATTTATCGGAGATATCATCCTGACCCGTCCGAGAATTTCGGGTGGTGCGAAGCCTCCTATAGTGAGGTTGCGACCTCGCTCACCAATTGGTTGCCGgcttctctgtctttccCGACCTTCGGCTGGCATTAAGTCGAGTTAATGGTCACCTGCGCCGAATCGCACTGTCGGTTTTTATCCATCGGTTACAAGCAGGGAGACGTCAGCTTAAGAAATGAACAAGGACAGGTTGCAGGTGAATAAAGTGTGATGAACTTGTTGGTGtgatgcagaagatcaaggaaaTACCCATAACTTTGTATTCTTTAAAAAAGCAATCTTACTCCACGATTTCTAACCTCTCAATATCTTTCCTCTATCAGAACCCTCCATCCACATGACTAGTAAGATCTATGACTGATCTTTATAACCAAACTCAAAACAGAGTCGGAGTAGGTGCTGACTGCTGACTGGGCTGTAGTGAGAGTCATCTAAATAGTGCATGCTTTCTGAAGTCATAAATATCAAAAGGTTGAAGACGGGAGTGTCTAGTCGTGACATTGACCAGCTATATTGAACATTCAAGACTCCATGATCCAAGCTATGGTCTTTGAGATGCGTCGTGATTGCTGTCCTAGGAAATAGCTGCGTGAATACCAAGAGACAACATGCATATACCCAATGCAACAGGGTCTTAAACGTGTCCATGATCAAGCATATCCGATGGTGTGCAGTAGAAGAGGTTCAACTGCTATCTAATGTAGATGTCAACAGTGACTGTCAAGAACTCGAATTTCATTGATAGCGTCTCATGAGCTGCAGCTACACATCATGGCTCTTTTATATCTGGGAACATCGCCGCAAAAAcgttcctcttcatctttgtcCAAGCCCCATGAATCTCTGAAAGGGTCAAGAGCCATTTGCATGACACGGTCAAGAATTTTCCGgtctcctcttttctctACACGTTCGATCACTTCATCGAGAATCCATCCGCGTGGTATAAACTGTAGCATGTACACGTCAGCGAGGCATCATGAGTCGATACCATGGCGAGGGTGTGAGCAAGGTACAGGCAGCATAAGATGAACAAACTTGACgtgaggaaaaggaaacgCTTGAGACTCACCTTCGGGTTGACCGCATTCATATCTTTCTGTCGATCTGCGTCGTTTTCGATGCCCCAATCTTCAAGGATTCGAATCCTCCAAGCCGCGAGCCACTTAGCTATGCGCTCTTTTGCAGACCGTTCTGTGTAGCCAATACCGCCGAACCCTTCGCTGTGAAAGAAGATGGGTGCTGTGTCCATTCGTTGCTGGTCAGTCTCGATATCAGCAAGTGCTACGTTGGAGAGTCGCCTGAAAAAGTGATTGAAATCAAGCTCTAGAGCTTCCAATGTATCCAAC
The DNA window shown above is from Aspergillus fumigatus Af293 chromosome 1, whole genome shotgun sequence and carries:
- a CDS encoding WD domain protein, which encodes MSKRSLDSSNTDHRQPKRPRITRVDNQDRLSLLSDELLLQILSFLPIPSLLICQRVSRRFHALAGDSELWKRQYYSRWVRPRARRVANIRHATLCASKATYSPHVSTWLGHSHLAEGKVTNWKRQYRLRHNWSKGICQVTEVELPQPPHSPMLIRFCAGFVFTADCEHGLRCWRASHQISCTARLPLVQSELETSAFPTALAVSRCLAQNLIKVTVGFADGRFGVYDMDTKSLYLRLRSFNAASADGAITAMAISNSYLLMVSEHKVLSLYEMFLAEPEHSTRSNAANTSKQSAAEDVKLLESLKADSILSPMSLSIRLAHSKIIASIVYSFFHIGCGWSLGIQELHFGKNGEQIGSRLATTVNAQYGAMPLHHLTRSRRGYSSSFQSEPSSGESLVELTEPSILHQEPPTSISYSHPYLLTSHADNTLTVYLVVSTGAKLFIKGGQRLWGHTSSVSAVQVSDHGKAISVSSRGDEIRVWELESLIPSLGSSKEARVENSIQVNPENKLCKIHGGGAPLALFLACQHCGPQLASGQMSREYARMGDCVGFDDERLLLSSRKETGAHLIAMYDFT